A genomic stretch from Candidatus Methanomassiliicoccus intestinalis Issoire-Mx1 includes:
- a CDS encoding NifB/NifX family molybdenum-iron cluster-binding protein — MPSLPMLVIGTDMKLCVSAEDPELESLVAEEFGHADYFIIYDSETREWNAYPNEATISAEGSGIMAAEQVVKLGPEVVLTGFVGPHGKKILEDAGIKLVFDEDGTVRSSIDRWLKKQ, encoded by the coding sequence GTGCCATCATTACCCATGCTGGTAATAGGTACAGATATGAAATTGTGTGTAAGTGCTGAGGATCCTGAGCTTGAATCGCTGGTAGCAGAAGAATTTGGTCATGCTGACTACTTCATAATCTATGATTCTGAAACCAGAGAATGGAATGCCTATCCAAATGAAGCTACGATCTCTGCTGAAGGCTCTGGAATCATGGCTGCCGAACAGGTAGTAAAATTAGGTCCAGAAGTTGTTTTGACTGGTTTTGTAGGCCCTCACGGAAAGAAGATCCTGGAAGATGCTGGTATAAAACTCGTGTTTGATGAAGATGGAACGGTCCGTTCTTCCATAGACAGATGGCTGAAGAAGCAGTGA
- a CDS encoding OsmC family protein, with translation MHMEMPLQEVKGFINGVDVGKLEATIDAVNNNPDLAAFRFHIANEWINGTKTETAAQRIDGGPQVLIRTEPFKIRSDQPCVLMGADTAPCAAVSLMHALASCLSTSIVYAASLRGIEIKKMSIILEGDVDIQGVLGISEQIKPGLTNLDLDIRIDSNSPKQEIEEIVQYAQKHSMILDTLINQMNLDINLV, from the coding sequence ATGCACATGGAGATGCCATTACAAGAGGTCAAAGGGTTCATTAACGGTGTAGATGTCGGAAAGCTGGAGGCCACTATTGATGCGGTAAATAACAATCCGGATCTAGCGGCCTTCCGCTTTCACATCGCGAATGAATGGATAAACGGAACAAAAACAGAAACGGCGGCTCAGCGTATAGACGGCGGTCCTCAGGTCTTAATCAGGACAGAACCTTTTAAAATACGTTCAGATCAACCTTGTGTATTAATGGGAGCTGATACAGCACCCTGCGCCGCTGTATCTTTGATGCATGCTTTAGCATCATGTCTTTCGACATCGATAGTCTATGCAGCAAGCCTCAGAGGAATAGAAATCAAGAAGATGTCTATTATTCTGGAAGGAGATGTAGACATTCAGGGAGTGTTAGGCATTTCTGAACAAATAAAACCAGGATTAACAAATCTTGATCTAGATATCAGGATCGATTCAAACTCCCCCAAACAAGAAATAGAAGAGATTGTGCAGTATGCACAAAAACATTCAATGATCCTGGATACACTGATCAATCAGATGAATCTAGACATCAATCTTGTCTGA
- a CDS encoding NYN domain-containing protein, whose amino-acid sequence MKSIGLYVDGPNIERGLYEAKETAILQNIGNILKEYASLNGDLIESFVFIDEDTQWREETTKMNYEVNGFKFIESKAFKYFNAGGGYAYGKSLTDPAMYCFLIDRLHDEDCPDIFMIITGDKDITVPLEYIKAHEKEVMVIGESSTMSGYLISKCNELGYRCHSLQLISHVSDFKNMIPETIIRPEVKKRNEEKRPKSKVRPNQLNPNNIAYWRSRGFSERPEDWEERLRKERNDQ is encoded by the coding sequence ATGAAGTCCATCGGGCTGTATGTAGATGGACCCAATATTGAACGAGGCCTTTACGAAGCCAAAGAAACTGCAATTCTGCAGAATATCGGAAATATCCTCAAAGAGTATGCCTCACTGAATGGAGATCTTATTGAATCATTTGTTTTTATTGACGAAGATACGCAGTGGAGAGAAGAAACTACTAAGATGAATTACGAAGTAAACGGGTTTAAATTCATAGAAAGCAAGGCATTCAAATATTTTAATGCTGGAGGAGGATATGCCTATGGAAAAAGCCTCACTGATCCTGCCATGTACTGCTTTCTGATAGATCGCCTGCATGACGAAGATTGCCCAGACATATTTATGATAATTACCGGCGACAAGGACATAACTGTACCGCTTGAATACATTAAAGCCCACGAAAAAGAAGTCATGGTCATCGGAGAATCCAGTACAATGTCTGGATATCTAATATCAAAATGCAATGAACTCGGTTACAGGTGTCACTCTTTGCAATTGATTTCTCATGTGAGTGACTTTAAGAATATGATTCCGGAAACAATTATAAGACCAGAAGTTAAAAAGCGCAATGAAGAGAAACGTCCAAAAAGCAAGGTCCGCCCTAACCAACTAAATCCAAACAACATTGCTTATTGGCGTTCTAGAGGATTTTCTGAAAGACCTGAAGACTGGGAAGAACGTCTTAGAAAAGAGAGAAACGATCAATAA
- a CDS encoding DUF2098 domain-containing protein: MQIGDIVKYTNTGTVGKIIAEKEQDGAMWYQLDITQLFYHYSALVPAEESEYRVFDQEKSLKDKLDDAEAVRKEFEDMVKDLVDVTPSGAG, from the coding sequence ATGCAGATCGGAGACATAGTAAAATACACCAACACTGGAACTGTCGGCAAGATAATTGCCGAGAAGGAGCAGGATGGAGCAATGTGGTATCAACTGGATATCACTCAGTTGTTCTATCATTACTCTGCACTAGTGCCAGCTGAGGAAAGTGAATACCGTGTCTTCGATCAAGAAAAATCCTTGAAGGATAAGTTAGACGATGCCGAGGCCGTTCGGAAAGAATTTGAAGATATGGTCAAGGATCTCGTTGATGTTACTCCTTCAGGTGCAGGTTAA
- the mcrA gene encoding coenzyme-B sulfoethylthiotransferase subunit alpha, protein MADKLFMDAMKKKFKEDPTDEYTSYYTFGGWKQSKRKREWVEQANAIAKARGIPMMNQDIGVPLGQRVLMPYQLSHTDMYAEADDLHFVNNAAIQQAWDDIRRTVIVGLDTAHTVIEKRLGKEVTPETINNYLETVNHAMPGGAVVQEHMAECSPALTADCYVKVFSGNSELIDQLDKRFVIDINKEFPEDQAKQLNDAIGKSLYQVVRCPTIVGRVCDGGTMSRWSAMQISMSFISAYRLAAGEAAIADFAYAAKHASVVEMGTMMPARRARGPNEPGGIPFGFLADMVQSTREYPDDPARAALETVALGAIIFDQIYLGSYMSGGVGFTQYATAAYTDNILEDYVYWAVDLIKSQYGGLCKSKPSMDLLEKLGTEVNTYALEMYEKYPAAMESHFGGSQRATVAAASTGIACAMATGNADFGVNGWYLSMLQHKERHGRLGFYGYDLQDQCGSANSFSYRSDEGLPFELRGPNYPNYAMNVGHLCGYAGIAAAPHAARGDAFACSPLIKVAFADKNLPFDFAHITKEIGRGALREFMPAGERTVIIPAK, encoded by the coding sequence ATGGCTGACAAATTGTTCATGGACGCAATGAAGAAGAAGTTTAAAGAAGATCCAACTGATGAATACACATCCTATTACACCTTCGGTGGCTGGAAACAGTCCAAGAGAAAGAGGGAATGGGTTGAGCAGGCCAATGCAATCGCAAAAGCCCGTGGTATTCCAATGATGAACCAGGACATCGGTGTTCCACTCGGTCAGCGTGTCCTCATGCCTTATCAGCTTTCTCACACAGATATGTATGCAGAAGCTGATGATTTGCACTTTGTAAACAACGCTGCTATCCAGCAAGCATGGGATGATATCCGCAGGACCGTTATCGTAGGTCTGGATACCGCTCACACAGTTATCGAGAAGAGATTGGGAAAGGAAGTTACACCTGAAACAATCAACAACTACCTTGAGACTGTCAACCACGCTATGCCCGGTGGAGCAGTTGTGCAGGAACACATGGCAGAATGCAGCCCAGCTCTCACTGCTGACTGTTACGTCAAAGTGTTCTCCGGTAACTCAGAACTTATCGACCAGCTCGACAAGCGCTTCGTTATCGACATCAACAAAGAATTCCCAGAGGATCAGGCAAAACAGCTGAATGACGCTATCGGCAAATCACTCTACCAGGTAGTACGCTGCCCAACAATCGTTGGACGTGTGTGCGATGGTGGTACAATGTCCAGATGGAGCGCCATGCAGATCTCAATGTCATTCATCAGCGCATACCGTCTTGCTGCCGGTGAAGCTGCAATCGCAGACTTCGCATACGCCGCAAAGCACGCATCTGTCGTTGAAATGGGTACAATGATGCCTGCAAGGAGAGCCAGAGGACCAAACGAGCCCGGTGGAATTCCATTCGGTTTCCTCGCTGATATGGTTCAGTCTACAAGGGAATACCCAGATGACCCTGCAAGAGCAGCTCTTGAAACTGTAGCTCTCGGTGCAATCATCTTCGATCAGATTTACCTTGGATCATACATGTCTGGTGGTGTCGGATTCACACAGTACGCTACTGCAGCATACACAGATAACATCCTTGAAGACTATGTCTACTGGGCTGTTGACTTAATCAAATCCCAGTACGGCGGTCTCTGCAAGAGCAAACCTTCAATGGATCTCTTAGAGAAACTCGGTACTGAGGTTAACACATACGCTCTTGAGATGTATGAGAAATATCCTGCAGCTATGGAATCTCACTTCGGTGGATCCCAGCGTGCTACAGTTGCAGCCGCTTCAACCGGTATCGCTTGTGCAATGGCAACCGGAAACGCCGACTTCGGTGTAAACGGATGGTACCTCTCTATGCTCCAGCATAAAGAAAGGCACGGACGTCTCGGATTCTATGGATACGACTTACAGGATCAGTGCGGTTCTGCTAACTCATTCTCCTACAGAAGCGACGAAGGTCTGCCATTCGAACTCAGAGGACCCAACTATCCAAACTATGCAATGAACGTTGGTCACCTTTGCGGTTACGCTGGTATCGCAGCTGCTCCTCACGCAGCCCGTGGAGACGCTTTCGCTTGCAGCCCACTCATCAAAGTCGCATTCGCCGACAAGAACCTACCGTTCGACTTTGCACACATTACAAAGGAAATCGGTCGCGGTGCACTTCGTGAGTTCATGCCTGCCGGTGAGAGAACCGTCATCATACCTGCAAAGTAA
- the mcrG gene encoding coenzyme-B sulfoethylthiotransferase subunit gamma: MAYKRQFYPGISQVAKNRRRFMDPSQELKKLRDVSLDDVVRIMGHRSPGEEYKSIHPPLEEGNEPDDLIRQLVTPIEGAKKGDRVRYVQFADSVYFAPMVPYVRAWAYMSRIRGFDTGTLSGRQIIEMRERDLEKVAKEFIDNETFDPARCGIRGATVHGHACRLDENGLMFDAWQRYVWNEKTGEVDYVKDQVAIPLDKPISVGKPIPEADLKKMTTIFRIDGDDMNADKEVLDMNLRIHTLRTLCGYQAFALKGE; encoded by the coding sequence ATGGCATACAAGAGACAATTCTATCCTGGAATCAGCCAGGTAGCCAAAAACAGGCGTCGCTTCATGGACCCTTCCCAGGAACTCAAGAAGCTGCGTGACGTTTCTTTGGATGACGTCGTTAGAATCATGGGACACAGGTCACCCGGAGAAGAATACAAGTCCATCCACCCACCACTCGAAGAAGGAAACGAACCAGATGATCTCATCAGGCAGCTCGTTACACCTATCGAAGGTGCAAAGAAAGGTGACAGAGTCAGGTACGTTCAGTTCGCTGATTCCGTGTACTTCGCTCCAATGGTTCCATACGTTAGAGCATGGGCATACATGTCAAGAATCCGTGGATTCGATACAGGTACACTTTCTGGAAGACAGATCATCGAAATGAGAGAAAGAGATCTCGAGAAAGTCGCTAAAGAATTCATCGACAACGAAACATTCGATCCTGCTAGATGCGGTATCAGGGGTGCAACTGTGCACGGTCACGCTTGCAGACTTGACGAGAACGGACTTATGTTCGATGCATGGCAGAGATACGTCTGGAACGAAAAGACCGGTGAAGTCGACTACGTCAAAGACCAGGTCGCTATACCACTCGACAAACCAATCTCCGTAGGAAAACCAATTCCTGAGGCAGATCTCAAGAAAATGACCACAATCTTCCGTATTGACGGCGACGACATGAACGCTGACAAGGAAGTTTTGGACATGAACTTAAGAATCCACACACTCAGAACACTCTGTGGATACCAGGCCTTCGCTCTCAAGGGGGAATAA
- the mcrD gene encoding methyl-coenzyme M reductase operon protein D: MSTETKESVPLPEILIFPARMLSAGTTEKLLNNIYEVPNVRQVNISGEALPAVVGNGPAKGTLVNHPERKVINVKGREYELNLLVGRVFVEINDIDNVDKAVEEIKKICDDLLPFGYNLEVGRYSKFQPTITDYKKM; encoded by the coding sequence ATGAGTACTGAAACAAAAGAATCCGTTCCGCTGCCAGAAATTTTGATATTTCCGGCACGCATGCTATCTGCTGGCACAACAGAAAAACTACTGAATAATATCTATGAAGTACCAAACGTACGACAAGTAAACATCAGCGGCGAGGCTCTGCCTGCTGTTGTGGGGAACGGACCTGCTAAAGGGACACTTGTAAACCACCCCGAACGCAAAGTGATTAACGTAAAGGGAAGGGAGTATGAGCTTAACCTTCTGGTAGGAAGAGTTTTTGTTGAAATCAATGATATAGACAATGTGGATAAGGCCGTTGAGGAAATCAAAAAGATTTGCGACGATCTTCTTCCGTTTGGATATAACCTTGAAGTAGGTAGGTACTCAAAATTCCAACCAACTATCACTGATTACAAAAAAATGTAA
- the mcrB gene encoding coenzyme-B sulfoethylthiotransferase subunit beta translates to MAKYKDKIDLYDERGKLIESGVPLDAISPLYNPAIQRTASLAKRTIAVNLAGIEKSLKSGRVGGGYIKGKEIDAPVVANAEKVAAKVKEYVKVDSSDDDTDVRVFSEGKNMIVIVPSRRMDAGVEYTTGFTTTAAAVTQAIIDEFDVDMFHANMVKGAVWGRYPQTLNFVGSNLTSILDVPQVNEGSGYALRNIKANHIVALAGKNSMNAAALASIFEQTAMFELGDAIGPFERYHLLGLAYQGLNANNMTIDLVKANGSTGTVGTVIESLVDRAIEDKVIRVKEKLPSGYCVYTTDDFPLWNAYAATGMLAAIMVNVGAARASQGIPSTILYYNDLLEHEVALPGVDFGRSMGVAVGMSFFSHSIYGGGGPGLFHGNHVVTRHSKGFVIPAVAAGCSLDAGTQYFSPEATSGLVRDVFGDIPEFHAPLKCVGEEAKKLM, encoded by the coding sequence TTGGCTAAATACAAGGACAAAATAGACTTGTATGACGAGAGGGGTAAACTCATTGAGAGTGGCGTTCCATTAGACGCTATCAGCCCGTTATACAACCCTGCTATCCAGAGAACTGCTTCCTTGGCTAAGAGGACAATCGCTGTCAACCTTGCTGGAATTGAGAAGAGTCTCAAGTCTGGCCGCGTTGGCGGTGGATACATCAAGGGCAAGGAAATCGACGCACCTGTCGTTGCAAATGCAGAAAAAGTCGCTGCAAAAGTAAAAGAGTATGTCAAAGTAGACAGCAGCGATGATGACACAGATGTTCGTGTGTTCTCCGAAGGAAAGAACATGATTGTAATTGTTCCTTCCCGCAGGATGGATGCTGGTGTCGAGTACACCACTGGATTTACAACTACTGCAGCCGCTGTTACCCAAGCAATCATCGATGAATTCGATGTTGATATGTTCCACGCCAACATGGTTAAGGGAGCTGTTTGGGGCAGATATCCACAAACTCTTAACTTCGTCGGATCTAACCTTACATCTATTCTGGATGTCCCACAAGTTAACGAGGGATCTGGTTACGCTTTAAGAAACATCAAAGCTAACCACATCGTTGCTCTAGCTGGAAAGAACTCAATGAATGCTGCAGCCCTCGCGTCAATATTTGAACAGACTGCTATGTTCGAACTCGGTGACGCTATCGGACCATTCGAGAGATACCATCTCTTAGGTCTCGCTTATCAGGGTTTGAATGCAAACAACATGACAATTGATCTCGTAAAGGCAAACGGATCCACTGGAACCGTCGGTACTGTTATTGAATCACTTGTTGACCGTGCTATTGAAGACAAAGTAATTAGAGTAAAGGAGAAGCTCCCATCTGGATACTGTGTATACACAACCGATGACTTCCCACTCTGGAATGCATACGCTGCAACCGGTATGCTTGCCGCAATTATGGTAAACGTCGGTGCTGCAAGAGCTTCACAGGGTATTCCATCAACAATTCTCTATTACAACGACTTACTTGAACACGAAGTAGCTCTACCTGGTGTAGACTTTGGACGTTCAATGGGTGTCGCCGTTGGTATGTCTTTCTTCTCTCACTCCATCTATGGAGGAGGAGGCCCTGGTCTGTTCCACGGTAACCACGTAGTTACAAGGCACTCTAAGGGTTTCGTTATCCCTGCTGTCGCAGCTGGTTGTTCATTGGATGCTGGTACTCAGTACTTCTCCCCCGAAGCCACATCTGGCTTAGTTAGAGATGTATTTGGAGACATTCCAGAATTCCACGCACCACTCAAATGCGTTGGCGAGGAGGCCAAAAAACTAATGTAA
- a CDS encoding TfuA-like protein, with product MTTFVYVGPSMPHEDACKILNAEYLPPVKRGDLQNIPDDVDTVVIIDGVLLNDAAVGHREILSLLKSGINVIGGGSMGALRAAELGSFGMKGLGRIYEEYKSGRVDGDDEVVLAYDPFSLAPLSEPLINFRLNLYEAVNNDVISKNVADEIISALKKVYYPHRTDKKFTEIVSLFLNEPECGSFLTYWNYNFKDYKNLDAKIILESLKK from the coding sequence ATGACAACATTCGTCTACGTAGGTCCAAGCATGCCTCATGAGGATGCCTGTAAGATATTAAATGCAGAATATCTGCCGCCTGTTAAACGGGGAGACCTGCAGAATATCCCAGATGATGTGGATACAGTCGTCATTATAGACGGGGTTCTGCTGAATGATGCTGCTGTTGGGCACAGAGAGATACTTTCTCTCCTGAAATCCGGCATAAATGTGATCGGCGGAGGCAGCATGGGAGCTCTCAGAGCCGCTGAGTTGGGCTCATTCGGAATGAAGGGATTGGGAAGAATTTATGAGGAGTATAAATCAGGCAGAGTGGATGGAGACGATGAAGTCGTTTTAGCTTACGATCCTTTTTCATTAGCACCTCTCTCTGAGCCGTTAATCAATTTCAGGCTCAATTTGTACGAAGCGGTCAATAATGATGTAATTAGCAAAAATGTTGCAGATGAGATAATATCTGCCTTAAAGAAGGTATATTATCCTCACAGAACAGACAAGAAATTCACAGAAATCGTATCATTATTTTTAAATGAGCCTGAATGCGGATCTTTTTTAACTTATTGGAATTATAACTTTAAAGATTATAAAAACCTCGATGCAAAGATCATCTTGGAAAGTCTGAAAAAATAA
- a CDS encoding YcaO-related McrA-glycine thioamidation protein translates to MKLGHTPKKYTHGGHHAVDPETTLKRIEPLAEVAGITRTADITDLDRIGIPVFSSIRPSAESGAISVYNGKGLTKDEAKVSSIMEGIERYCAEQGSMQVVRAGVEEFMAANNAVHPMDLILPQGAAYTLSRYQVGWVKGTELNSMSEMWVPASAVFHPYSSKLDMMLFRTSTNGLASGNTLEEAILHGLLEVVERDSWSFTEYYRRVNGDIEIPGSGPVKDLVDKFTAKGIEVHLKDLTSDIGIPTIAAATDDVEMQDPALLTLGIGTHLDPELAAVKALLEVAQSRLTQIHGAREDTVRGEAARKLGYERMRRINKMWLEDSENSISLDSFPDQVTDDIFDDLQITRARLNAKGLNRTIIVDLTREEIGISVVKVIVPGMEVFAIDDERVGLRMMNGR, encoded by the coding sequence ATGAAGCTGGGCCACACACCGAAAAAATACACTCACGGAGGTCATCATGCCGTTGATCCAGAAACAACTTTGAAGCGTATCGAACCGCTTGCTGAAGTTGCAGGGATAACAAGGACTGCAGACATAACAGACCTCGATCGTATCGGAATACCGGTTTTTTCGTCAATAAGACCATCTGCAGAGAGCGGGGCCATTTCAGTATACAATGGAAAGGGTCTTACCAAAGACGAGGCAAAAGTGTCTTCGATCATGGAAGGAATAGAAAGATACTGTGCAGAGCAAGGCAGCATGCAGGTTGTGCGTGCAGGTGTGGAAGAGTTTATGGCAGCAAACAATGCGGTCCATCCGATGGATCTCATTCTGCCTCAGGGTGCAGCCTACACCCTCTCAAGATATCAGGTGGGGTGGGTAAAAGGAACAGAGCTCAATTCCATGAGCGAAATGTGGGTTCCGGCATCAGCGGTATTTCATCCTTATTCATCTAAATTGGACATGATGCTCTTTAGAACTTCCACAAACGGTCTGGCATCTGGAAACACGCTGGAAGAAGCAATTCTCCACGGCCTGCTGGAAGTTGTAGAACGGGATTCATGGTCATTTACAGAATACTACAGGCGAGTCAACGGAGACATTGAAATCCCGGGCTCCGGGCCTGTGAAAGACCTGGTGGATAAATTCACTGCCAAGGGAATAGAGGTGCATCTGAAGGATCTGACATCAGATATTGGAATTCCGACTATTGCCGCAGCGACTGATGATGTAGAAATGCAGGATCCTGCTCTTTTAACGCTTGGCATCGGGACGCATTTAGATCCGGAACTGGCTGCAGTAAAGGCCCTCTTGGAAGTGGCGCAGAGCCGTCTGACTCAGATTCACGGCGCCAGGGAAGATACGGTAAGGGGAGAAGCCGCCAGAAAGCTTGGATATGAAAGGATGAGGCGTATCAATAAAATGTGGCTTGAGGACTCTGAAAACTCAATCTCTTTGGATAGCTTCCCTGATCAAGTTACAGATGATATTTTTGACGATCTGCAGATCACAAGAGCCAGGCTGAATGCAAAAGGTTTGAACCGTACCATAATTGTTGATCTGACTCGTGAAGAAATTGGAATTTCAGTCGTAAAAGTCATTGTTCCCGGCATGGAAGTATTTGCGATAGATGACGAAAGAGTCGGACTGAGGATGATGAACGGCAGATGA
- a CDS encoding class I SAM-dependent methyltransferase has translation MTNDQAGSGDLDISHKSIKALMKLHELLGIPSIELIEPTFESLINEAYTDEILLETGTEAKLVINEKGWPALFALKSGENWRGCVFILRPPVVEVVEKFEEIDGDTVELDTETLMNSIREYYMDLLCQDVPPAIEDFSPDRASKVKELISEVWGNGAGEKCLDCGCGSGMGALILRDLGYSPVSYDNDASLLHLGIESGRLKADESICIDARYASFYVPNCKYGLALMAGSISTHTAYIWKDIIEELIEQCQNIIVTVESEQEAGIVKEWAELSGRKTKLMENERDGFYDHWVCLIS, from the coding sequence ATGACAAATGATCAGGCAGGTTCGGGAGATTTAGATATATCTCATAAGAGCATCAAGGCGCTGATGAAACTCCATGAACTTTTAGGCATTCCCTCGATCGAGCTGATTGAGCCCACATTTGAATCATTAATTAATGAAGCATATACTGATGAGATTCTTCTTGAAACCGGGACTGAAGCAAAACTGGTTATTAATGAGAAGGGATGGCCGGCACTTTTTGCTCTGAAGTCTGGAGAAAACTGGAGAGGCTGCGTATTTATTCTTAGACCGCCGGTTGTAGAAGTAGTTGAAAAGTTTGAGGAGATTGATGGAGACACTGTAGAGTTAGATACAGAAACCCTCATGAATTCAATCAGGGAATATTACATGGACCTCTTATGTCAGGATGTCCCTCCTGCCATTGAAGACTTTTCACCGGACAGGGCTTCAAAAGTAAAAGAACTGATATCAGAAGTCTGGGGAAACGGCGCCGGAGAGAAATGCCTGGACTGCGGATGCGGATCAGGAATGGGGGCACTAATTCTCAGAGATCTAGGATATTCACCAGTCAGTTATGACAATGACGCATCTCTGCTTCATCTAGGCATTGAAAGCGGCCGCCTCAAGGCAGATGAAAGTATCTGCATTGACGCACGCTATGCCTCATTTTACGTTCCTAACTGTAAATACGGATTGGCATTGATGGCAGGGAGTATAAGCACACATACAGCCTACATCTGGAAAGATATTATTGAAGAATTGATAGAACAATGCCAGAACATAATCGTGACTGTAGAAAGCGAGCAGGAAGCAGGTATTGTAAAGGAATGGGCAGAGCTATCAGGTCGAAAAACCAAGTTGATGGAAAATGAAAGAGATGGTTTTTACGATCACTGGGTATGTTTGATTTCTTAA
- a CDS encoding Lrp/AsnC family transcriptional regulator, with product MDKTDVEILKILKKNSRENLATIADRLGISKATASRRIAKLESGGAISSYSLNINYSDLGIIRSLISIQIEGTFVNEVIDPIRSFPEIAAVSKVFGDYSLICEAYTRSVDELYQLIQERIVKLPNIRNVDVSIIISTEASHFTPDLDILVKNSP from the coding sequence ATGGATAAAACTGATGTAGAAATCCTCAAGATTCTTAAGAAAAACTCTAGGGAAAATCTAGCCACTATAGCAGATCGTCTTGGGATTTCGAAAGCCACCGCATCCAGGAGAATTGCAAAGCTTGAGAGCGGCGGAGCAATTTCATCTTATTCTCTAAACATAAATTACAGTGACCTTGGAATTATACGTTCATTGATATCCATCCAGATTGAAGGAACTTTTGTAAATGAGGTAATCGATCCAATCCGATCATTTCCTGAAATTGCTGCTGTTTCTAAAGTATTCGGGGACTACAGTCTGATTTGCGAAGCTTATACCAGGAGTGTTGATGAGCTGTATCAACTGATTCAGGAACGAATCGTCAAGCTTCCCAATATCAGAAATGTGGATGTAAGTATCATCATTTCTACTGAGGCCTCACATTTCACTCCAGATCTGGATATTCTCGTTAAAAACTCACCATGA
- a CDS encoding helix-turn-helix domain-containing protein, producing MGKTVIETTGILDVLTYLIENKESEILATDLKNAVSNYQQISNILKNLEDRKMIEIIQETKPRKRKLISLTPRGEDLAKRLLKLNEEIEAQ from the coding sequence ATGGGAAAAACAGTCATAGAAACGACTGGAATACTCGATGTATTAACGTATTTGATAGAAAATAAAGAATCAGAGATACTTGCTACAGACTTAAAGAACGCAGTTTCTAACTATCAACAGATATCAAATATTCTCAAAAATTTGGAAGATAGAAAGATGATCGAGATAATACAAGAAACTAAACCAAGAAAACGTAAACTGATTTCATTGACACCACGCGGAGAAGATCTCGCCAAGAGATTGTTAAAGCTTAATGAAGAAATTGAAGCTCAATGA